From the genome of Mya arenaria isolate MELC-2E11 chromosome 5, ASM2691426v1:
aactgttgttgttttttaagaacAATGACAGAATGTGAAAGTACTTAACTTCCGTGAAGGctaagtttaaataaattagtaaGCATTTGTACTGTACATATATTGGTGaagataatgataaaaacatatgtaaaatagttatattcaaGTAATTAATGTGCGTACAAAATGGACGCCAAATTTTACGCTCTTTGTTGCCTTGGTAAGCACtttagatttatatatttaaatgttaccTTTGATGATTTTCTTAAATCTCATCTCGTATTTCTATCCCTTCATATTCTTaactgtatatttatatgtagtGCATGAGATAATATTTCCCATCTAAGcccaatatattttaagataatcATAGATATGTGTTTGACTTTGCTTCTTTAATTTTCTTTGGTTTAAATAGTCCCAATCGATATCGTGAAATGGATGCTTAATGACTCTCTTATTGAAGACTGTCCAGCCGATATCAAATTTTtagcaaacaaaatatttatactatgttgtttgtttattaatattatttttttaacttttctaATTGTAGTGTTCGTTGGAGATGCATCCGGCTCGTGTGGGTCATTGACACTTATGAAGCCTACTTTTGTGGACAGAAACATCACCTTGAAATTTGTCCCTCGTCATCAATGGATCTTAAACATTGTCTGGAAGTATACTAATGAGTGGGACGTAACAAGTGAACACACAGTAAAAGGCATCGAGGAACATTTTCTACAAAATCTTGGCAATGGGCCAAACTATCAAACTATGATGTTCTTTGCGGATAAATCTCGCAATAATTCAAAATTGCATGTTAAATGTAGCGATAAAAACGGCAAATCTTCAACAAACACTGTGAAGCTATACTTACATGGTATGTCTAGATATGTATATTACTTTTAGTATATAAGTATGCTTATTGGTAATTTTAAAcgtgtaaatatataattgcatCGTATTTAAAGTACAATGATGTTAATAGGCGTAGGTCAAGGATTCCTCATAAGCCTTCTGTCTTTATTTATGAAACTCTGCATCTAaagtgaagaaatagtaaaggaTACCTTGAAATATCTGTAATTTCAGAAATCAGGCCCGAGTGTGGCAATCTGGTGCTACTTTCCCCGGAACTAAAATATGGAACAAATGTTGAAATAGCTTATTACCCTTCTGACTTTATATTGGCCAAAGAGAACCCTTCGAACAATGAACGTACATGGTTGAAATGGCCTGCACAGCCCGTGCGACATGGCCTTTATGAAGAGAAGAAAATATCTGACTATTTGTACACTTTAACCATCTACAATTTTATGGAGAATAAAGCTGGACCTTACGGTTTGAAATGTGGACATAGATTTTTATCTCAAACAAACTGGTTGGACATACAAGTGACAGGTAAGTCTcgattatttttgttctttaagaCTGAGCGATCACATTGTGCGTACTTACTTAACAAGCactttattcatgttttaagaTAAGCAGCTTATTGGACCCATACGGGATGGTTGTGTTTACGGCAATGCAGACACTACCATTTATTGCAACACAAGTCGTACGAGAGGAAAACCTCGTGTGACGTTTTCCATTGGAAGCAAAGTAGTTACAATGTTAAAGAACGAAACGAATTCAGGGGTATATACAGTTGTACTAGACTCAAACACTTGGAGGAACCATGACGGCGATGTTATAACATGCAACGTCTCTGACGATGATTACGTACACGACCTGAATAGTTCAGCTAAATTGTGTTACATGGGTAATTGCACTTTTTTCCTCCAAGAATATAACTGCGTATTAAAACATATGTGCTTAAAGCATTACTACATATaagttatttctaaataacgtCATTTCTAACGTTAACTGTCTAGTTCACATGTGATACTTTTTCACATATATGGTGTTTGGGTCAATACGCTCTAAGCACTAAAATTCAGTGTTAGTTCGCGTGCAAATTGTCTATAGAAAATGTATTTAGTAGTCTGCGACCATTAGTCGTCTCTGTACGTTGTGGTATGAATGGATCAACTGTTGTTGTCTATCATTAGAGAAAGGCTCGAACCCTATTTTGGTCATGCCAGAATACATCTACGATGAAAATACGACAGTTAGTTGCGATGTGTCAAATGTACGACCGCCAGCGGTGATTGAAATATTGGTAGACAACCAAGCCATTGATGCTATTCAAAAAGATTTATTGAACGAAACGTCAAAAACTTACACCAGTAAAGCTTCTATATTGAAGATAGACAAGAATTGGAATGGGAAGGAAATGTGTTGTCGTCGAAAAGCTACAATTTACGAAAATATGGAACTCAcctgtaaaacattaaacataaagtgtaagtttatgtaagctgtataattccaataATAACGTTCATCGTGCATTTGGACCTTTACATATTTTCCTATCCATAACTATTTATTCAGTTGCTCTACATTTCTGTTGTTAGATTCGCCGACTGAACTGATTATGACCTTTACCTTAGCTTCATCTAACGTTACTAAACAGTCAATTGACGTTACTTGTTTTACGATGGAATCCAATCCTCCTTGCGGTGTGAATTTGTCGACCAATACCACACAGTTGGTGAAAGAGTCCTCAATGTTTTGGACAGAAAATACGGCTAGTGGATTCAAGAGCTATATTAAAGCTACTTTTTCGGCCGAAATGATGATTGGCAGAGGAATAATCAATTGTTTTACAACTTGTGACAAAAACTTGTCAAATTTGAAATCTAACTTTACAATAAATCTTCCAAGTAAGTTACGCAACTTTACAACTTAGATTATTTTGAAAGGTTTGAATACCTTAACGTTTGTTCTTACCTATATTGTAGCACAAAAACATAATGTTGCTAATAAGATATTCTCATATGTTTTTGTCGATATATTTGTAATGATCTTCATCCATTCCGTCATggcaattttttattatttccatcCATAATGTAGAGAATGGTGCAACGTATTTTGATTGTACAAATGGCGAAACAGATTTTCAGAAAGGTAATTCTGGGAATGATACAAGTAGAAGTGGTATATGCACCGAGACGAATAACCCGTAAAATATAACTGATTCGACCGACGACGGAATAACTAAATGCGAATGAGCAAATGTTACGTAATTCCAttcacaaacattaaaatatattggaaCCATTGCGCCTCATAATCATTAATCCTAATGTTGAAACTTCTTCCACTTAAATCATCCCTTCAGTTGACATTGATAGCATTTTAGATTGCAGTTACAATAAACATTCATTCAATGTTTAGATGGCCAAGGTATGGTGAAGGAACTGAATGTTTTGGAAGGAAGTAACGTATCGTTCAAATGCAAATATAACCATGGCAACCCTCCGCATGAATCATCAGTGGTATGGACAAGAGCCTCGAACAACCTACGTTGGGAGAACTGTTCTCTTGAAATCACGTCTGTTCAGAGGTCTGATGAAgacttttatacatgtacattcacaagTAAAATGGTAGTATCTGAAGAGATTCATTTGAATGGAAGCATTTGCGGAACGCTGCGTTTACATGTGTGCTGTAAGTGTATAACTTAGGAAAGAGCAATTCTTTgcataaatttctgcaaaccaatgattgaagattgctgacaataatcagatcgtagatttccatatttccgttcgaaaattaatgttttatggcttaaaccgtttctaACGGTTCAaggaaaatgtattaaatatcatttttgaactttaatataaaaatctgcaatctatttttttgttagcagtcttatataactggttttcatggagtttcgcaaaaaaatatgctcgttccaagacaataaataaagaagttgtcaaaacgttcaatctgtgagagtgcagctttaaagctaaTAATGTAAAGCAGCATAGTTGATGTGAATACTTTGTTTTCATACATACTACGTGTTCTTTCATTCTTTATCATCGAAATAACAGCAGATGGCatttctatttttcaaaagttttttaaGCTGAATTTCCGAACATTTGCTTCCATACATACCATAAGACGAAAATAAAGATCCGAACATAAATTCATCCTTATAGCAtctattcaaaatattttcttcttcttttatcTTTGTCTGACTTTGTAATACGAATTTGCCGGGAAACTCACACACTAATTGACCGATAAATTAAAATACCGCACCATACGTCAAACGTGATGTCCCCGACGATGCGTGGTCTTCACCCCCATCTTGTAAACGACCTGTCtatgaatgtttattatatgtttgcACTGGAAAAcgcgaaaaaaaacaaaattataaggAAACTATTGGAAAACTATTTCTTCACGAGCCAGCATAGTGACGACAGTTTACACCATCAGCAATCAAAACTTGGCGTGAGGTGTGTCCCATGGGTAGTAAAGGGTTATTTAAAGAGGGGTAATTTGtacattgaattataaaaaaaaacgtaaatcTCCAAAAACAAGCAAAAAGAGACAGAAAagttgttgatttcagtgttttatcatattttgtttcaccgagatcataaaaaaaaacattttttaatatgtattctataaatataataataataaaatacgatcttataCTAAAATCAACAGATATCCTCTATGTTTTCGTCCGAAATGTGATCACTTCAGATTTATGATAAGTATCATATTATAGAATAATAACAGAAAAGTAATAATCGTTAATAAACATTAATGCATTTTCAGACAAATCAACGGTTAAAGACTTTGCTGTTATAGGCTCGGAGTACACAAATAGTGTTACCAAAGCCGAAAACGACACAGCAGTACTAGTGTGTGTGGTTGATAGTAACTCTAATGCTGAAATAACCATCGCTAAAGCCGACGAAATACTGGAAGTGGAAAATAATGGAAGCAATCTGACGCACACTACAACTAGTTTGTCATGCTTAGATACCGGTCTCTACTCGTGTACGAGTGCAAACAGATACAACCGCGATCACCCGTCAAAAGACATACTTGAATTGCTTGTTACCTGTAAGATTACATTGTTGTATAGTGtgtaaaatttatttctgaatgCTCTAAAAAACTCAGTATATATGACTTAatgattcttcaaaatatacgaCTTCTAAGCAAATACAGGGCGTTTACAGTGTTGCTCCTTCAGTTACTGCCTTAATCAATTCCAGACTGCATTCGTCATACTTTGGATGTCATTTGTGCTTGCGCTGATCTatctatcaaaatatatatatatattgaaaaaaaaacatcaccaaTAGCATGTATTCCAATCATGAACACCAAGCAATCCGGTCTTCTTCCATTCTTTAGGTTCGGTCAGACGCCCGTACGATGGGAATGTGAAGCTCATTTTTTATAGtccattaaatgaaaatgtgacGTTATCGTTCACTGCTTATGCATACCCTATACCTTTACCATGGCAATTTGTTTGGGAAAAATGCGTTGGAAACGAGAATTGCACGGAAGTTACTGCAAATTTGTCCAAATATGTCATTTCGACCATCGGACTGTCGACTTCACTTATTATTACTCAAGTAAATGAAAAGGACTATGGACCATACCAGTTAACAATTTGGAATGGTATTGGTAGAGAATTAACGGAACGATTTCAATTAAAGAAAGGTAGTAAGCCGTTTCacagcgttttttttttttacatgaatacATGGTTATTAAGATGATGCGTTCATCGCTTTTATTACTGACGGCATCCAAGGATAGTTGCGACCGTAAAGCTAAGGTCTAATTTGATGTGCTTGtaattaatgtatttgtatatttttgacatttcagAAATAAGACATTCCACTTTAACTATTGGTGCTTCTGTCGGAGGAAGTATCATTGCTATGGTTATTGGATCTGTTCTTCTTGTATATTGCATTCGGCGAAAGGTTTCTCTCAGCAACGTGTGTGGCACCTGTGGTTTTCGTAATAAAAGTAAGTATAAATCTGCATCTTGTTATGTTGATTACATTGAGCTCATTTTTAGTATTCATGAATTGTGCTATATCAACTTTACTCCTTTAACTCCGactaatacatatttaaaaggCGTCTACCTTCAGTTCGTTCACCAGTGGTTGGTGGTAGTACTCGTTAGTATATCATCAGTAAAAAAGAAGCCCgtataatgtttgtaaaaccATTTACTGCAATATAGcttgtttatatttcagatTCCAATTCGAGAGCAAAAGAGGTGGACATGTGAGTTTGTTTCTTCTGTTGTTATAATGTTGGTACGTGTTAGAATATTTTTGGACTAGAAACTACATTTGAAGTAAGTTACATAAGTTATTTGCAGCACTCTGCCATTACAGATTGTACCATTTGGTAGTCCTCTGTATGTTTAATAGATGTTTTGCATATAAGTCGTTTATTACTTCACAGGTACTTGACTTGCGTGCATCATTCAAGGCCAGTTACGGACGTAAGCCACTATCAGagcataaaggatatattgggtaaatattttaatatttatatttaccatcattttaatatattgggtaaatattgatatatttcattatgatagtTGACCTAGGAAGAGGGACGAACCAACATAGAAAcgatgaaatatatatcaaaatgtatctTATGTATATCTTGGCGAATGTTTTCTAAAGCTTTTCTTCCGTAATGTGTTTATGTactaatatttatgaaatattcacaGAAGTGGAAACTCGTACGGATGACGAAAATGTCGGCGCACCGCAACCATTACCCTACCAATCGCTACGTACGTGAATTAGTTATATTTACAAtgcaacataataattatatactattttaaCTATTATCTAAAAATTCGTTATAAAACCATTCTTCATGTGCATACTAGTATCTCTTTTCATATAACTTTCGTTTGTTAGAAACTTAAAAGGATCACACTTCATACTTTATGATAATTAATGTAATTGACCTCTTATTTCCAGAGCAAGTAAATGTCGGGTACGTACTTCCTTATACATTAGATATCATCtacatgcattttgttttcaattcacCAATTTTATTATCCACAAATATGCTATGGTCAGGTCGATTGGCAATATAGTGATGGTGCTTGAAAACTCTTATGTTCAGCTACCAGGCGtgcctgtagttttcattttcttatggtgatcaaataaatttgaatcAATCTTTCAGGGAAACAATTGAATACGATGACTTACGGGAGAATCCATTTTAATAGAACAAACAGATGGATGAATGCATTTAAAAGCAGGAAAAATTATCGAATGGAACAATGAAATACCACTTTCATTTCCCTGACAAATCTCAATAAGGATCGGAAATACATAACAAATACGTAATTTCACAAGAAAATGCATTCATAATAGTATTAATCATTCCCTTAATCAGTTAGATTAAGACTTTCACAGAATATACgaaaacaataatgatttattgataaaggaaCGTATAAACTGGTAATATGGTCATGGTCGTCATGCCTTGTAACAAGACTGCTCAAGTTATTATAACAAGCCACTCATATAATCCAGAACACTATTAAAGTAAAGATAATATTAGAAGTAATAGTTACATGACCtaaagtaaattcttaatgattaagaatgggcggagtgagcgctGCGAAAAATCCAACGTAGGTATTGTGTATAAGATGTGTGACAGTAGGCGGATCTTTAAATACCCGCGAAAGTGAAATTCTTTATGATTTAAGTCTATTACTGAATGAGTGTCCATCTGCATTTTCATTTGCTGAAAATgaaggttttattttttatatttaagctattGTTGCTATGGGGCCTGTCAGGCTATATACGCGGTAAACCGTATGACCGATAAGTTGGAAAATACAAATGTGTACAGTTTAGGTTATGATGTCCATTAAGACTACTCTTAGTTATTCATTAGTGTATGAGTTCCATACATAAAGTGTGTAGTCTTGTTTTGCTCATTTCCGTTCATAACATgtatgacagacagacagatcatttatttaccagaagatcatagacccatgtggccgaatatcatacaaaaatgacgacaagtacaaaacatgtgtaaataGTCATACATATGTATGACCTTTCGTGCACTACAGACAACATTTAACATaccaaaacatacaataaccacaattttaacaatacaattacTGGTATATATgtgatcatattttatatgcatatacatatacataaacacccacacatacatatacacatataacacacacacatacttaTGTTGGATATAATGCAACATTTCTAAGTTCGAAAGccttgtatataaacatactcagattttttaaaatagtttcattttctgtattgaTCAACGCAATTAATTTGTACATACTAGGATGTTGTCTATAATACCTAGGTATAAATAGCATTCGTAGTTCATTAAATAATGTGCACTCTAGtagaaaatggtattcatcttctaatAAGGAACAAACAGTGCATTTACGTTCATTTAGGGGCGTTGATTGCGGTCTATTCCATCGTCCCGTTTCAATGCTTAATCTATGTGAGGATAGCCGCAATTTGGACACCGACATTCTaaatttagtaatatttaaaatgttgagatATGGTTGAAATCTAAATTCtgacacatttttgtaaaacctaGCCCTACTGGACATGTCTAATCTACTTTGCCAATCTTGAATAAAAGTATCTTTTAACCTTTGTTTAACAAGacacaaaaatatcttaacaattccaatttcttgataaaaccaGGCATCATATAAGCCTAAACTACAAAGTAGGTCTTTTGTGAGTGAACACCAATTTGGTTTGTTTGGATGCTGTTCCATATCTGCTTTCAGCAtgttataaacctttttataatatttactttcattactATGTAATAGTTTCACCCAGTATTTAATTATACTCATGTATCTTATTGTCTTAAAGCTAAGCCTCCCTAACTCTCCATATATGAAGTCATTTTGTGTCGTCTTTTTTACACCGAGAAGACGTTTACAGAATTGTAAATGAACTCGTTCAACTTGATTGCCTTGAGCAAATCCCCAAACTTCCCcagcataatttaaaataggcgCAACaagtttgtcaaataaatcaagtCTATGTTTAACTGATATGCTAGtaaatttataaagatatttgttcatttgaaatatCGCTTTAAGTGCTTGACCCGCTAATGTTGTTTGCGCATCAGAAAACGATCCTCCATTGCTAAACACAATGCCAAGGTACGGAAACTTGTTTGTAATTTCTATTTCAACATTGttgtaataaaacttcatatccCCCCTTAATCGTCCACCcttatgaaatatcataattttagttttattagtattaacTACGAGTTTCCATCTattacaatattcaaacaaagCATCTAAGCTTAACTGTAGTTCATTTTCGGAATTTGCAAATAATactatatcatcagcatataaaatcagaaatattttaaacatattaacatctaTGCCATCTAGGCCTTTGTGTATAAAAAcatcttctaaatcatttaaaaacatagaaaataggAAGGGCGACAAACTTTCGCCTTGCCGTACACCTAACCTACAGTCAAAGCCTTCtcctaataaattattatgtttaactttcgATTTGACATTATCATACATTGATTtaactatatttaatattttacctctAATTCCAAGTTGAATTAGTTTGTACCAAAGATTATCTCTTACAATATAATCAAAAGCTTTTGTGTAGTCTATAAAAGCACAATATAAACGTTTACCTTGGTTTAACATATGATTAATAATACCatgtaatacaaaaatgttgtcAACAGTTCCCATATTTGACCTGAAACCTGCCTGTGCTTCGATATACACATTGTATAGTTCTGCCCAATCAGTCAACTTATTGTTTAATATCCGCGTAAATAATTTACCAATGGTGCTCAACAATGTTATCCCTCGataatcattttcatcattaacatTTCCCTTTTTATGTAATGGTACAATAAAACCCTCAGACCATGTCTTTGGGAAATATCCAATATCAAACAACTTATTAAAAAGTGTAAGTAGATGCGGTAACAATACAGACTTTCCATGGAtgaaaaattcatttatatgcatatcTGGTCCACCActgttatttgtgtttaattgtgCAATAGCCTTTATCAAACAATTAGAAGTTATCGgtgtatttaattcatttaacataACATCGAATTCATTCTTCTCATATCTATCtatgaaatcaacaacatcCTCATCGATAGAGAAAAAAGGGTCATCGGGGTTATTTACCGTTTTAAAATACCGTTCAAACGTGTCTAAAGATATATTGGTGGCTTGTATATTAGCACAGCCTTTTAACATATTCCAATATAACTTTGCATTTTTAAACCGCGattcatttaacttttttgtttgcattttatcacAAGAAAGCTTATTTCTACGAATGCACATTTTATAGCGAGATCTCgcatttaccatatttaatctattttcttcGGAGTTGTAATGTCTAAAAGTATTTAATGTGCTATAAAATAGTCTCCTATTCTCATAGCAATCTTCATTGAACCAAGGCTGGTCATTGCTAGAGCTATATTCAAAACGATTTGTGTCCgactgaataaaacatttacgcATAAATGGTTGTGCcgaattatgtataatagcagaAAACTCAGAAATACAAGAGTCCAAATCTTGGGCTGTTGTAGCATTTTTTATCCTAATATTACAAGATTGTAAATCATCAAATGTATCTTGACATGataaattttgcataaaaacatcttttttaCTACTATCCCACACGTATTTACCTTTAACGCTACTACGACTACTCTCATTACATGTTACATCTGCTGTATGTTTACTAAAAGACAATGCAAAATTAACAGCACAATGGTCTGATAATATGTTTGGTGAATCAACAACAAAACTAGAAACATGCTCAAATAAATTTTGTGTAGTTAAAACATAATCTACAACACTTGACCCTCGACAACCAACATGTGTATAATTGCCCACTTTATCTCTATCAAAACGACCGTTTAAGATACGTAATCCGGTTTGTTTACACAAATCTAATAGCATTAATCCGTAATTATTTATCCTGCCTTTATCCTTCGAACATCGCGCAATAGGTACATCAGTTATATAGTTATCgggtaaaaaatcatttatatgtgtataattaTCATCTGTAACATAATCTGGGTAATCCGACGTGTGTGCATTCAAGTCTCCACAAAGcacaaaataaaagtttgaattatttgattCAATATCGGTTATATGGGAAAGTAACCTATCAAAAGTATGTCTTTCAATTAAACTTTGTCTACTACTATTTTCCGGTACAACATACGATAAACAGAAATACAAATCATTATCTAACCCCAAGGTCGAAccattaattttaatacataatgtatgtgtttgtatatgtatgtataattattttttattgatcttACTGCGAAATTTTGTGTCGTCTAGTTTTGCATgataaaaatagcatttactgCCTAAGTTTTGTCACCATACCTAACAACATTCTTTCAAGcttgttttcataaaagaaaatgttttcataactGTATTAGTTTGTTCActtaaacagttattaaacttctTTATCGATTGAAAAGGCCAGAGGTTCGCTTCTGGTGCTCTATTGGTGCTTGTTTATGTATTATTCTGTATGTGCAGCATATTAGTCActgtaaatgaatatttttctttctcgTATAATTATTGATCACATTTATGTTTTGAGTCAATCAATGCAccggcggatccaggaattgacgttagaaaGGGCAATATTTAGGCGCGTAAACTTTTAATTTGCGCCCATCGCTCTGACCcgaaaattattttgtttaaagtgtatTCAGGGTTTGCTGTAAAAATATTGACACTTTATAGTCCGAAGTGGTGCATTTGGGGTATAGTTTTTACTTTTGTTCTCCTTTGTGGAAATTAAAAGCAAACGTGGACGATTTTTGATCAGCTGGATCAGCTAGTGCAATTTAACTGAGGTTAagtgtatgtattaattaagcttttgtattaaaaatatga
Proteins encoded in this window:
- the LOC128235981 gene encoding uncharacterized protein LOC128235981, whose translation is MDAKFYALCCLVFVGDASGSCGSLTLMKPTFVDRNITLKFVPRHQWILNIVWKYTNEWDVTSEHTVKGIEEHFLQNLGNGPNYQTMMFFADKSRNNSKLHVKCSDKNGKSSTNTVKLYLHEIRPECGNLVLLSPELKYGTNVEIAYYPSDFILAKENPSNNERTWLKWPAQPISSLLDPYGMVVFTAMQTLPFIATQVVREENLV
- the LOC128235982 gene encoding uncharacterized protein LOC128235982, with translation MLKNETNSGVYTVVLDSNTWRNHDGDVITCNVSDDDYVHDLNSSAKLCYMEKGSNPILVMPEYIYDENTTVSCDVSNVRPPAVIEILVDNQAIDAIQKDLLNETSKTYTSKASILKIDKNWNGKEMCCRRKATIYENMELTCKTLNIKYSPTELIMTFTLASSNVTKQSIDVTCFTMESNPPCGVNLSTNTTQLVKESSMFWTENTASGFKSYIKATFSAEMMIGRGIINCFTTCDKNLSNLKSNFTINLPNGQGMVKELNVLEGSNVSFKCKYNHGNPPHESSVVWTRASNNLRWENCSLEITSVQRSDEDFYTCTFTSKMVVSEEIHLNGSICGTLRLHVCYKSTVKDFAVIGSEYTNSVTKAENDTAVLVCVVDSNSNAEITIAKADEILEVENNGSNLTHTTTSLSCLDTGLYSCTSANRYNRDHPSKDILELLVTCSVRRPYDGNVKLIFYSPLNENVTLSFTAYAYPIPLPWQFVWEKCVGNENCTEVTANLSKYVISTIGLSTSLIITQVNEKDYGPYQLTIWNGIGRELTERFQLKKEIRHSTLTIGASVGGSIIAMVIGSVLLVYCIRRKVSLSNVCGTCGFRNKNSNSRAKEVDMYLTCVHHSRPVTDVSHYQSIKDILEVETRTDDENVGAPQPLPYQSLQQVNVGETIEYDDLRENPF